The genomic stretch CCAGCGAGGACTGGGTGATGGAGGGGCCGTTCGGGGATCACACCGGCTTCTACACCCTGCCGGACCTGTACCCGCACTTCCACGTCACCGCCGTGACCATGCGCCGCAACCCCGTGTACCTGGCGACCATCGTGGGCCGCCCCCCCATGGAGGACGCGTACCTGATCGAGGCGTCCGAACGGCTGTTCCTGCCCGCCGCGCAGCTCATCATCCCCGAGATCGTCGATTACCACATGCCGCCCGCCGGGGTCGCGCACAACCTCGTGTTCGTGAGTATCAAGAAGAGTTACCCGGGGCAGGCGTACAAGGTCGCCAACGGCCTGTTCGGTCTGGGCCAGATGATGTTCGCCAAGGTCATCGTCGTCCTCGACGAGGACGTGCCCGTCACCGACTTCGACGCCGTGTGGCGCGAGGTCACGCAGAAGGCCGTGCCGGGCCGCGACACCCTCACCACGCGCGGCCCCATCGACGTGCTCGACCACTCCAGCCGGGGCTGGGGCTACGGCGGGAAACTCATCATTGACGCCACCACCAAACGCCCCGAGGAGGTCGGCAGCGCCGCCAGCAGCCGCCCCGACCAGGCCGGGGACGTGCTGTCTCCCGAAGGCTTCACGCCGCGCGCCGCGCAGGACCTCCCCACCTTCGACGGCGTCCTCGCCCAGCGGCAGACCCTGGACGGGTACTGGCTGGTGGCGCTGCACAAGACCCGCGCCGGACAGGCCCGCGACCTCGCCGCCGCGTTCGCCGCGCACCCGGCCGCCCACGGCATCCGCCACCTCCTGATCTGCGACGACCAGACCGACGTGACCGACATCCAGGACGTCTGGTGGACCATCCTGAACAACATCGACGCCGAACGCGACGTCTGGGTGCAGGGTGAACTCCTCGCCTGGGACGGCGCACAGAAACTCCCACAGGAAGGCTTCGTCCGCGAGTGGCCGCCCAAGATCGTGATGGACAAGGACATCGTGGACCGCGTGGACCGCCTGTGGAACGTGTACGGCCTGCCGGAGCAGTGGCGCTGAGGTAACTGCGGCGGCGCTCCCCGGAACCACCCGGTACCTTCAGGGCATGCTGCGCGTCGCCTCTGCACTCAGGTACGTCCTGCCGGGCATCCTGTTCCTGATCACCCCGGTCTCGACCCTCCTGCGCACACCCTCACCTGAACTGTGGCAGTGGGTGCCCCCGCTGTTGCTGGGTGCGGCTGGCATCGGGTTCATCGGGCATGGCGTACTGATCCTGACCGGACGCGTACCGCCGTCACCGGCCCGGCAGACCGTGACACTAAACCGTGTCGGATCATCAGTGCTGCTGGGGTCCGGTTTGTTTCTGATCAGCTCATTCCTTCTTGTTCTCCCAGGGACTTCCGTCGTGAACGCAATTCGCTCTCGGAGCTGGA from Deinococcus soli (ex Cha et al. 2016) encodes the following:
- a CDS encoding menaquinone biosynthesis decarboxylase is translated as MAFPDIQSFMRLLEQRGELLRVTTPVSRELEITEIADRMVKQGGPALLFENVTGSDYPVAIGLLGTKERVALALGVEDLDGLAEKVRNLIDLSGGGSKLGLLSNVTKLRDAMNLPPRRVRNAPAQEVVWHGDEVDLSKIPVLKCWPLDGGPFVTLPLVITKDPETGERNMGMYRVQVMSRNTTGMHWQRHKTGTKHLEKAKKLGKRLEVAVAIGGDPALIYAATAPLPPVPGLDEFALAGYLRGQRYPVARGITVDLDVPANAEFVLEGYVDPSEDWVMEGPFGDHTGFYTLPDLYPHFHVTAVTMRRNPVYLATIVGRPPMEDAYLIEASERLFLPAAQLIIPEIVDYHMPPAGVAHNLVFVSIKKSYPGQAYKVANGLFGLGQMMFAKVIVVLDEDVPVTDFDAVWREVTQKAVPGRDTLTTRGPIDVLDHSSRGWGYGGKLIIDATTKRPEEVGSAASSRPDQAGDVLSPEGFTPRAAQDLPTFDGVLAQRQTLDGYWLVALHKTRAGQARDLAAAFAAHPAAHGIRHLLICDDQTDVTDIQDVWWTILNNIDAERDVWVQGELLAWDGAQKLPQEGFVREWPPKIVMDKDIVDRVDRLWNVYGLPEQWR